The sequence GACTCTCATGTCGTGACCGAACTGACCTACCAAAACGGTGATGAAGAGTTTCGACCTGACATCACATTGCTAATCAACGGCATGCCTTTGGTGTTCATTGAGGTTAAAAAACCTAATAACCGTGAGGGGTATAGTGACGGAACGAGACCGTATCAATAAACGGTTCGAAAACCCCAAATTCAAGTGCTTTGCAAACATCACCCAGTTGGTGATCTTCTCTAACAACATGGAGTATGACGACGCCGATGTCCAACCAATTCAGGGTGCGTTTTATGTCACTCCTTCTTATCAAGAGGCCAAATTCAACTACTTCCGCGAAGAAGAAAAGTTGAATTTAACAGCATTGCTCAAGCCCATATCAGACGAGATGGAACACAAAGTCTTGAAAGACAATAACCTTGAAGTCATCCCTAGCAATCTGGAATTCATCACCAACAAAGACCCCAACGGGCAGACCAATCGCACTTGCACCTCGTTGCTAAGCCGCGAGCGGCTGGCTTTCATGCTGCGCTACGCAGTGGTCTTCGCGCATGAAACCGAAGGCGTACAAAAACATGTCATGCGTTACCCGCAGTTATTCACCACCAAAGCCATTGAGCGGTAAACTTAACGTAGGGATTAAAAAAGGCATCATGGCACACCCAAGGCAGCGGTAAAACAGCATTGGCCTACTTTAACGTACGCATTTTGACCGATTACTTTCAACAGCGGCAAATCGTCCCAAGTTCTATTTCATCGTCGATCGGATTGATCTGTTGACTCAGGCGCACCGGGAATTTACCAGTCCCGGTTTGACCGTGCATACCATCAACTCGCGCGAAGCTTTCAGCAGCGACATCAAAGCGACACAAGTCATTCACAACCATTCCGGCAAGCCTGAGATCACAGTCGTCAATATACAAAAATTCAAGGATGACCCGGATGTAGTATCTAGCAAGGATTATGACGTCGCCATTCAGCGGGTTTACTTTCTGGACGAAGTACACCGCAGCTACAATCCGAAGGCAGCTTCTTGGCCAATCTGGATCATTCCGATCGCAATGCGGTCAAAATTGGCCTGACGGGCACACTGCTGCTAGGAGACGATTACAACTCGCGCACTCTGTTCGGCGACTACATTCACTAGTATTACTACAACGCCTCGATTGCCGACGGTTGGTTACAACTTGCGATTGATTCGGGAAGAGATTGCAACCCACTATAAAATTGCCCTGCAAAAGGCACTGGCGGAAGCGGAAGTAATGCAAGGCGACGTCGACAAAAAACGGGTCTATGCCCATCCCATCCCGCCTTCGTTGAACCAATGCTTGAATACATCGTCACTGACTTCGAAAAAAGTCGTGGCGCCTTGAGCTATGCCAGCATCGGCGGAATGGTGATCTGCGACAGTGCGGAACAGGCCCGGCAATTGTTCGAGCTATTCAATGCCCAATACGCAAAAGCCCCAATTCCGGCAGAAGCAGCTGCCAATGACTCCGACTTTCCCAGGCTAAAACAGGCGGCAGAAGAGACGGGCATTTATCGTGTCAAACACAAACAAGACAACAAGGTCAGATCGGCAGCCTTGATTCTGCATGATGTCGGCAGCAAGGATGAACGCAAGGTCTGGGTGGAAGACTTCAAGGCGGGCAAGATCGACTTCTTGTTCGTGTATAAAATGCTGCTGACAGGCTTTGATGCCAACCGCCTGAAGAAACTCTACCTGGGACGGGTAATACGCAAACACAACCTGTTACAAGACTTGACGCGGGTCAACCGCACCTACAAAGACTTTCGCTACGACTACGTGGTGGACTTTGCCGACATCCGCAAGGAGTTCGATGCCACCAACAAAGCCTATTTCGACGAATTGCAAGCCGAACTCGGCGACGAGATGGAGCATTACTCCCACTTGTTCAAATCCCAGCAAGAAATCGCTACCGAAATCGAACACATCAAGGACGTATTGTTCCGTTACGATACCGAAAACGCTGAAGTGTTTTCCCGGCAGCTCAATGAAATCCATGATCGGGAAACCGTACTGGCTTTGAAAAAGGCCCTGGCCGATGCCAAAAGTCTGTACAACCTGATCCGCTTGCAGGGTGAATACGGCTTTTTGGAAACGCTGGATTTTCAAAAACTCAATCAACTCTACCGGGAAACGAGCAACCACCTGGATTTACTCAATCTCAAGGAAATCCTGGAACAAGGTACAGACACCACTAATCTGCTGAACGTGGCGCTTGAAGAAGTGATCTTCAACTTCATCATAATCGGCGAAGAAGAGCTGGTACTGGCCGACAAGCTGAAAAAACACCCTGCGCCGCACCCGCGAAGCGCTGGCCAGCAATATCGACCAGCAAGACCCCACGTTCGTCACTTTAAAAGAAGAGCTGGTGCGCTTGTTCAAGAAAAAGAATCTATCCGAAGTCACCCAAGACGAAATGACCGCCAACATCGATGCCCTCAACAAAATCCATGAGCGCATCAAAGAACTGAACCGGCAGAATAATCAACTGCGGCAGAAATACCAAGGCGATGCCAAATACACCCGGATCCACAAACGTCTAACCGAGCGCGGTGGCATTTCAGATTCCGAACGCAAAATTTTCGAAGCGCTGATTGGCATAAAACAGGATGCCGACGAGCAAGTGTTGCAAAATACCCGGATATTGGATAACGAAAGCTATTTCGAGCGGGCGATGATGCCGTTGGTCATTAGTCGCTTTATGGATCAACAACACATCACACTCAACCCGGACGCCTCACGTTTCATCAATCATCTGGTTGTCGCGGATTATCTGAAAGAATTTAATACCGGAGCAAGTCATTGGTAGAGCAGAGATTTCAACAAAAAACCAAAGCCCTGATCGACAGCCTGAAAAGCATCTGCGCCAACTATAGCCTGGGCAATGACGGCAATGAATTCAAGATCATTACCCAAACGTTTCTCTATAAATTCTTAAACGACAAGTTCGCCTTGGAAGCCAAAAAGCTCGATGAAACCATCGCTAATGCTGATCAATGGGAAGCCGCGCAGACTCAACTCAGCGAAGACAATCTGGAAATGCTGCAAATGCGCATGGGCCCGGATACCGCGCTCCTGAAACCCAGCCATTTCATCAATTACCTGTTCAGCCAGCAAAACGCACCGGATTTCGCCAAGCTGTTCGACGACACTCTGATGGATATCGCCATCAGCAATAACGACGTATTCGCGGTCAAAACCGACGGCGGCGCCAAGGTAGTGCTGTTCGATCGCCTCAGTAACTATATCGCCGACGATTCCAAACGTGATAATTTTTGTCGCGCAATTATCAACAAACTGGTGGAATTTAGTTTCGAGCGTATCTTCACCCAGAAGTTTGACTTCTACGCCACGATCTTCGAATACCTGATCAAGGACTACAACAGCAACAGCGGCGGCAAGTATGCCGAATATTTTACTCCGCATGCGGTGGCGCGGATCATGGCGGAAATTCAGGTGCCCAAAGCCCAGCAAGGTCAGATCAAAAACGTCAGCGTTTACGACCCTTCCGCCGGTTCCGGCACGCTGCTGATGAATGTGGCCCACGCCATCGGCGAAAACCGGTGCAGCATTTACACTCAGGATATCTCGCAAAAATCTTCCAATCTGTTACGCCTGAACCTGATCCTGAATAACCTGGTGCACTCCATTCCGCAAGTGATCCAGGGCAACACCTTGCTGCATCCCTACCATAAGGATGGCAGCGAGCTAAAACGTTTCGATTACATCGTTTCCAACCCGCCCTTCAAGCTGGATTTTCAGCGATTACCGCGACGAGTTGGATAGCAAAGCCAACCAGCAGCGCTTCTTTGCCGGCATCCCCAAGGTCAAAGCCAAAGCCACGGACAAGATGGAAATTTACCAATTGTTCCTGCAGCACATCATTTACTCGCTTAATACAGGTGGCAAGGCGTCCGTGGGAGTGCCGACCGGCTTTATCACTGCCCAAGCCGGCATCGACAAAGGTATTCGTCGGCATCTGGTCGAACATAAAATGTTGGCCGGCGTGGTGTCCATGCCCAGTAATATCTTCGCGACTACCGGTACCAATGTTTCCATTCTGTTTATTGACGCCGGCAATAAAGATAAAGTCGTGCTGATCGACGCTTCCAATCTGGGGCAGAAAGTTAAAGGAGGTAAAAACCAGAAAACCGTTCTCAGCCCGGAAGAAGAGCAGCGCATCATCAACGTCTTCAATGTCAAGCAGGCGGAAGAAGATTTTTCGGTGGTGGTTGGTTACGACGACATCATCGCCAAAAATTACTCACTCAGCGCCGGGCAGTATTTTGATGTGAAGATTGAATAAGTCGATATAACTCCGGAGCAGTTTGCGGCTAAGATGCGGATGTTTAATGACAATTTGGACAGTTTGTTCAGTCTGTCGCGGGAGTTGGAAGCTCAAATTAAAAGGCAGTTGGCGGGTTTGCGGTATGAATAAAAGACGTACCGTAAAATTAGGAGATGAAGTCGATTTTTTAACTGGGTTTCCGTTTGAAAGCAAAAATTACTCAAACCGGACTGACGATATTAAGCTTTTGGGTGAAGACAATATTATTCAAGGCAATTAGCGCTGGAACGATGTAAAGCGTTGGCCTAAGACTGATTTATCAAACTATCAATCTTACCAACTACAAGCTAATGACATTGTACTTGCAATAGATCGGCCTTGGACTGGTGCAGGATTAAAGTTTTCGGCAGTTTCTAAAAGTGATTTACCTTGTTTATTGGTGCAACGTACCGCAAGAATGCGTGGTGGAAATAACTTAGATAATCGGTACTTATAACTTGAATCCAAGTGTTGTTGGTAGTCCTCGGTTTTCAAAATACATCCAAAAAATAACCACTGGTTCTCTTGTTCCTCATATAAGTAGTAGGCAAATTAAAGA comes from Methylicorpusculum oleiharenae and encodes:
- a CDS encoding N-6 DNA methylase; protein product: MDSKANQQRFFAGIPKVKAKATDKMEIYQLFLQHIIYSLNTGGKASVGVPTGFITAQAGIDKGIRRHLVEHKMLAGVVSMPSNIFATTGTNVSILFIDAGNKDKVVLIDASNLGQKVKGGKNQKTVLSPEEEQRIINVFNVKQAEEDFSVVVGYDDIIAKNYSLSAGQYFDVKIE
- a CDS encoding HsdM family class I SAM-dependent methyltransferase, with protein sequence MEAKKLDETIANADQWEAAQTQLSEDNLEMLQMRMGPDTALLKPSHFINYLFSQQNAPDFAKLFDDTLMDIAISNNDVFAVKTDGGAKVVLFDRLSNYIADDSKRDNFCRAIINKLVEFSFERIFTQKFDFYATIFEYLIKDYNSNSGGKYAEYFTPHAVARIMAEIQVPKAQQGQIKNVSVYDPSAGSGTLLMNVAHAIGENRCSIYTQDISQKSSNLLRLNLILNNLVHSIPQVIQGNTLLHPYHKDGSELKRFDYIVSNPPFKLDFQRLPRRVG
- a CDS encoding type I restriction enzyme subunit R domain-containing protein, which gives rise to MLEYIVTDFEKSRGALSYASIGGMVICDSAEQARQLFELFNAQYAKAPIPAEAAANDSDFPRLKQAAEETGIYRVKHKQDNKVRSAALILHDVGSKDERKVWVEDFKAGKIDFLFVYKMLLTGFDANRLKKLYLGRVIRKHNLLQDLTRVNRTYKDFRYDYVVDFADIRKEFDATNKAYFDELQAELGDEMEHYSHLFKSQQEIATEIEHIKDVLFRYDTENAEVFSRQLNEIHDRETVLALKKALADAKSLYNLIRLQGEYGFLETLDFQKLNQLYRETSNHLDLLNLKEILEQGTDTTNLLNVALEEVIFNFIIIGEEELVLADKLKKHPAPHPRSAGQQYRPARPHVRHFKRRAGALVQEKESIRSHPRRNDRQHRCPQQNP